Proteins encoded in a region of the Bactrocera tryoni isolate S06 chromosome 4, CSIRO_BtryS06_freeze2, whole genome shotgun sequence genome:
- the LOC120776176 gene encoding guanine nucleotide-releasing factor 2 isoform X1, which translates to MPHFDESFVSDCSYAESQHVISYSLDRGMKLYQRRKLKSPKFFYTPYRPRVVVKNVIQYSAISSPSTPNSSLSSQSNLVCAGGGTPSPNTPSPATPTSQQSANTPLSGNSAIYQVSGAGYGVSTSGHKNSLKGTKLARRARSFKDDLIEKISMIRTPNNTLGRSHSPHSPRSKSMKPPTTAEELAAAESPLQTHVKDISNALKHFRDVIIRSKLEVLPGNATVILETIASMYTVIQSYALDKHSNVLLSATQQVYQSLGKLVKLCDEVMLIYAARRIDDEGVEDNLQDEHQQLKALLSEDNVKEIVDLLGEAVRNLATLAHQKLKEREENALKYAPDNAVAAALANNGAAVSLNHLMHLPEVAGQRTSLPDITLTPKERDILEKTNSNPIRASHSTESILRDTSPPPKPPLPNRPPPLPPKRRNQQQQPSLNNKSINSDFDWSSDISLGNYGADYISNLSVHSHSPDENSSQCSLDSELNHSREEEELKSLGLGNRYNDSLLDNDVDKLNILKPLVSGGKRVTLNNKVACNKAIGSGNETTNTTVVTQTQNVAAENTKRRAIVTSSVASDGADECDFILQSGNGNNGAGGSALEKLEMRKNTNNRHSNESGFVSMTSVRTSAQSVSKRSSDCGFQSSTKSSSNSEIAFDAIESSSSGEFHTQAQEFHQHTTSSTMTSTMSSTMMATSTSILNNMSTLSHEARSISNTSSISPDHYESSGLLTERSMHTSSTSHVTQSSFSSLAKASSLDTASSSDGMGSHNDLVPPALPPKTSRNKDARIFSQYDNFDEIDDHNGEIPELRPHHHTHYSSYSQHNHHFHHNHYQHHVAPWHQTKHQSLLDSRHLVSGFVSSCTSIGDLEQPPPLPAKKKHMFQSVAFSVFAYMELCQGPHRPFDRHTMHVQDLTGNITHSQTMNIVPLPKDLSPPSEQETPPALPPKNYKQQRKSSATPPTIITTPPPSPKPTHLSASADAENGRPARVISATQGSEMMSTVCEELGDLTEEEQASLRHSHQLPNENCHDNHVTSRHSPLRRADTHEGTPGSRSESAGEDQLLQNNSFTDDKCGELQTVPQDELPKMLEEIDVTKYLVLKRKDEDGPDIKGGYIDALIVHASRVQNDNAFIDAFITTFRTFIQPIDVIEKLTHRYTIFFCCQNDHKQRVARETFSLLMRVVDGLTSMDLTDQLLALIVEFNYQLVCAGQLYLAKTLRSIFVEKVTLFREQRLPPPKADMHITVTNQPSLLDLKSVEIAEQMTLLDADLFQKIEIPEVLLFAKEQSEERSPNLNKFTEHFNNMSFWARSKILTLGDAKEREKHVIKFIKIMKYLRKMNNYNSYLALLSALDSAPIRRLEWPKTITQDIKEYCLLIDSSSSFRAYRTTLAATSPPCIPYIGLVLQDLTFVHVGNPDYLKEGVVNFSKRWQQYHLIENMKRFKKCEYNFRRNERIIRFFDNFEYELGEEEMWQISESIKPRGRRPVQA; encoded by the exons ATGCCGCACTTCGATGAGTCGTTCGTCAGCGATTGTTCATATGCCGAGAGCCAACATGTTATCTCGTACTCATTGGATCGTGGCATGAAACTTTACCAGAGGCGCAAATTGAAAtcgccaaaatttttttatacgcCCTATCGACCGCGTGTGGTCGTGAAGAATGTCATTCAGT ACAGTGCCATCAGTTCTCCATCCACACCCAACTCCTCGCTTTCCTCACAATCGAATCTTGTTTGTGCAGGTGGTGGTACGCCATCGCCGAACACACCATCCCCCGCCACACCCACTTCTCAACAATCCGCCAATACACCGCTGAGCGGCAACAGTGCGATATATCAAGTATCAGGCGCCGGTTACGGTGTCTCAACGTCCGGTCATAAGAACAGTCTTAAGGGTACGAAATTGGCGCGTAGAGCGCGCTCTTTCAAGGACGATCTAATAGAGAAAATTTCCATGATTCGCACACCAAACAATACGCTGGGAAG ATCCCATTCCCCGCACAGTCCACGTAGTAAGTCCATGAAACCGCCAACAACAGCCGAAGAGTTAGCCGCGGCTGAGAGTCCACTGCAGACGCATGTCAAGGATATTTCGAATGCGTTGAAACACTTTCGCGACGTGATAATCAGATCAAAGCTGGAAGTTCTGCCGGGTAATGCAACTGTTATACTCGAGACAATCGCCAGCATGTATACCGTTATACAATCGTATGCGTTGGATAAGCACAGCAATGTACTTCTGTCGGCAACACAACAAGTATATCAGTCGTTGGGTAAATTAGTGAAGCTTTGCGACGAGGTAATGCTTATCTATGCAGCGCGGCGGATCGACGACGAAGGTGTCGAAGATAATCTGCAAGACGAGCATCAACAACTGAAAGCGCTGCTCAGCGAAGATAATGTAAAGGAGATTGTTGATTTACTTGGTGAGGCGGTGCGG AATTTGGCGACGCTTGCGCATCAGAAACTGAAGGAGCGCGAGGAGAACGCTTTGAAGTATGCACCAGACAATGCCGTCGCAGCTGCATTGGCTAACAATGGCGCAGCCGTATCGCTCAATCATCTAATGCATCTGCCGGAAGTGGCTGGCCAACGTACATCGCTGCCTGACATAACGCTAACACCGAA GGAACGTGATATTTTAGAGAAGACCAACTCGAATCCGATACGCGCTTCACACAGTACCGAGAGCATTTTGCGCGACACGAGCCCTCCACCTAAACCACCGCTACCGAATAG GCCACCACCGCTGCCACCGAAGCGCCgcaatcaacagcaacaaccgaGTTTAAATAATAAGAGCATTAACTCGGATTTCGACTGGAGTTCGGACATTTCACTGGGCAACTATGGCGCTGATTA TATCAGCAATCTGTCGGTGCACTCACACTCGCCGGATGAAAATTCTAGTCAATGTTCACTCGATTCAGAGCTAAATCATTCACGCGAGGAGGAGGAACTCAAGTCACTGGGTCTGGGCAATCGCTACAATGACAGCCTGCTCGACAATGATGTtgacaaattaaatatattaa AACCACTAGTAAGCGGTGGCAAGCGTGTTACGTTGAACAATAAAGTGGCATGCAACAAAGCAATTGGCAGTGGTAATGAAACCACCAACACTACCGTTGTCACACAAACACAAAACGTTGCGGCGGAGAACACCAAACGGCGTGCTATCGTGACCAGTTCAGTGGCTAGCGATGGCGCGGACGAgtgtgattttattttgcaaagtGGCAACGGTAATAATGGCGCTGGTGGCAGCGCTTTGGAGAAACTGGAAATGCGCAAAAATACTAACAATCGTCATTCCAATGAATCGG GCTTCGTTTCTATGACATCGGTGCGCACATCGGCACAGAGTGTATCGAAACGTTCATCCGATTGCGGTTTTCAATCGTCCACCAAGTCCAGTTCGAACTCAGAAATTGCATTCGATGCCATTGAATCGTCGAGTAGTGGTGAATTCCACACGCAAGCGCAAGAGTTCCATCAGCATACAACAAGTTCGACCATGACGAGCACCATGTCATCGACAATGATGGCCACATCGACTAGCATACTAAACAATATGTCTACATTGTCGCATGAGGCACGTTCGATTAGCAATACCAGCAGCATCAGTCCCGATCACTATGAGAGTAGCGGTCTCTTGACCGAACGCTCAATGCATACCAGCAGTACTAGTCATGTCACACAATCGTCATTTTCATCGCTGGCAAAAGCTAGTAGTTTGGATACAGCTTCATCATCGGATGGCATGGGTTCACACAATGATTTGGTGCCACCTGCATTGCCGCCAAAAACTAGTCGGAACAAAGATGCGCGCATATTTTCGCAATATGATAATTTCGATGAAATAGACGATCATAATGG cgAAATACCCGAACTCCGCCCTCATCATCATACCCACTACAGCAGTTACAGCCAACATAATCACCATTTCCATCATAATCACTATCAACATCACGTGGCACCGTGGCATCAAACGAAACATCAAAGTTTACTCGACTCAAGACACTTGGTTAGCGGCTTTGTCAGCAGTTGCACGAGTATTGGCGATCTGGAGCAACCGCCACCGCTACCGGCTAAGAAAAAGCACA TGTTTCAAAGTGTGGCCTTCTCGG TTTTCGCATACATGGAGCTGTGTCAGGGTCCCCATCGACCCTTCGATCGTCATACGATGCATGTACAGGATCTAACGGGGAACATTACGCACAGCCAGACAATGAA tATTGTGCCACTACCAAAGGACTTATCGCCACCGTCGGAGCAGGAAACGCCGCCCGCACTCCCACCAAAGAACTACAAACAGCAGCGCAAGTCCAGCGCTACACCGCCCACCATAATTACAACGCCACCACCTAGTCCAAAGCCCACACATTTGAGTGCTAGTGCCGATGCGGAGAATGGGCGTCCAGCGCGCGTTATATCCGCCACACAAGGCAGTGAAATGATGTCCACCGTGTGTGAGGAGCTCGGCGATCTAACCGAAGAGGAACAAGCGTCACTCCGTCACTCTCACCAGCTGCCCAATGAGAATTGTCACGACAATCATGTAACAAGTAGACATTCACCACTACGTCGCGCCGACACACATGAGGGTACGCCCGGCAGCAGATCTGAGAGCGCCGGTGAAGATCAATTATTGCAGAACAATAGCTTTACTGATGATAAG TGTGGTGAGTTGCAAACGGTGCCACAGGATGAATTGCCAAAAATGCTGGAAGAAATTGATGTTACCAAGTATTTGGTGCTCAAGCGAAAGGATGAAGATGGACCGGATATAAAGGGCGGCTATATTGATGCATTGATTGTACATGCGAGCCGCGTGCAGAATGACAATG cATTCATTGATGCCTTCATCACGACGTTTCGCACCTTTATACAGCCGATCGATGTGATTGAAAAGCTAACCCATCGCTATACCATATTTTTCTGTTGCCAAAACGATCACAAGCAACGCGTTGCCCGTGAGACATTCTCACTACTTATGAGAGTGGTAGATGGCTTAAC gtCAATGGACCTGACAGATCAGCTCTTGGCTCTCATAGTCGAATTTAATTATCAGCTGGTATGTGCCGGCCAATTGTATTTAGCGAAAACATTGCGCAGCATATTTGTAGAGAAG GTAACGTTATTCCGGGAACAACGTTTGCCACCACCTAAAGCCGATATGCATATCACCGTCACCAATCAGCCCAGCCTACTCGATCTCAAATCGGTAGAGATTGCCGAACAAATGACACTACTCGATGCCGATCTATTTCAGAAGATCGAAATACCCGAAGTATTGCTCTTTGCCAAAGAACAGAGTGAAGAGCGTTCGCCCAATTTGAATAAGTTTACCGAACACTTTAATAATATGTCATTTTGGGCACGTTCGAAAATTCTCACATTAGGCGATGCAAAAGAACGTGAAAAACAtgttattaaattcataaaaattatgaaatatttgcgaaaaatgAATAACTACAATTCGTATTTGGCTTTATTATCAGCGCTCGATTCGGCGCCCATACGGCG actGGAATGGCCTAAGACTATAACGCAAGACATTAAGGAATATTGCCTGCTGATCGATTCTAGCTCTAGTTTTCGAGCATATCGCACTACTTTGGCTGCAACAAGTCCACCCTGTATTccgtatat TGGTCTAGTGCTGCAAGACTTAACATTCGTACATGTTGGCAATCCAGATTATTTAAAGGAAGGCGTCGTCAACTTCTCCAAACGTTGGCAACAATATCACTTAATAGAGAACATGAAGCGCTTCAAAAAATG TGAGTACAACTTCCGCCGCAACGAGCGCATTATACGTTTCTTCGATAACTTTGAATATGAACTGGGTGAGGAAGAGATGTGGCAAATATCGGAAAGCATAAAACCGCGTGGCCGACGACCTGTACAAGCATAA